The Sesamum indicum cultivar Zhongzhi No. 13 linkage group LG6, S_indicum_v1.0, whole genome shotgun sequence genomic interval cagcaacaaacagcacagccctatttcatttcctaccttagggcgtgAAAGGGACTCCAATATTGGGACTTAATAAAGTTTTGGATAAACAAATTGAACAGAAGCCTaactttttattgaagaaatataggaaatattacatagatattactcctccgttggaggagacaactgtttagcctctcataggATAGAGGACTAGACTCGTTGGGGAAACCTCCATAAactgaaagattaaaatactaGAAATATTGAAAACCCTCAGAATAATTcttttgaagagtaggagaagtctttctgatgatccccttctgcttcattgccACATTATTTATAGGGGTCCGCGGACTTCAAACTCGGATTCCAACTTGATTTTTTGACGACGTCATTGCTTACgtcatttttcaaatgacGTCATTGCATACGTCATCGCCCCGTCCTTTCCAGCTATTGGTCATTATGGTTTGTCGGCCATGTGACTTCCAGCTGTCTTCCTTGTTTTGTTGGCTGttggcttttgttgttttctaccgacagtcttatccttTCGACCTTTTACATCATTTAANNNNNNNNNNNNNNNNNNNNTCTTGGTCcggttcgggtttatttttcACGATCCGAATCTTTGTCCCGAACaggggcttttcttgtttctcgcagcaagggcacagatggttatgccattgcccaacatgcaacatgttgcatgtcttcatccttgtggcTTCGGTTGCTGGTAGCTTATTTTCCcagattaacatcctcttcttttcgAATGAGCTTTCAGCAAACTCcgtgctttttcctgtcatggaatttaacaggaatgatccattcactttgtttgagaaaatcttgaatggatacttgactttgtccatctctgtgagacagacccatagtccccaagctctcctggtagagatactatcttcactaatggctgataccaagggagcttctcctgaggcagctttgattttgttaaaagctaccatatctggcctctgcagcttcatgaaatggaatgctggatgagacccaTTTTCtgcagtttctggagctactgaaataaattttatctccaaaacattGCCTCTTTTtaagtgggggttgttttgccatgaatcaaagaccgccccactaatccattcCGGGAGTTTTGAGATTTCCGAAAAactcggtgacatagtatgaactgaagcaagagctccaaaatcataccattctcttacatcttctggtttagacccttctaacatccagactctgttatattttccagacgtttcgataatggtcttgcctggattgactcctttgcgggaaattaatttttcccacatacgCTGATAATCTTGCCAAGCAGAAAAAGATATTGATTCGTTAGTATTAGCCTTAGAGGTTCCCGTTattggcctaaggctaatctctccctctttaaccccagaggtgttgggttgacttgaatcaacaggagtttgcacttcctgagactcaattgttgccgtttcaccagagtctggtgatggccttgtgcaatcggtacttgaatccgacgctacaggtGTAGAGCcttgtactctaaaggcatgttttgggtcatgctccctcaactcgcgAGTCATCCCGGAAGGTGATGCCTTTCGAATTGGTTCTCAtaagtcgttccatagcgaagtggatgctaataaggaactccttattgcgacctggacCGTGTCTAAATCAGCTCTTTGgatttgtccggcaacttgAGCATTAACTgctagctgtccgaactttctgtcaagctcctcgaggttttcccggaggtgcctgagtctcaacatgatggagtttgcttcagatgcctccatctctcatcaggaaatctgcaagaacattttcatgagattttataacgacaatattataacaataatattggcattctacttgccatctgataatacgagctttctctattttttattctaatttattttttaagaaagccttgacattagtattatcaacttttaaagtaaattctttcgcaagtaaaaataaaggccattttttgaaagccttccaaaccgcaaagaattctttctcatttatgtgccaaactttggcttgttgttctgagaacaaccctccggTATATCTACAGggttcttcccctgtagttgtcttcttcatgagcactgctgcccatctgtaatcattggcatctgtgtagactaccaattcgTCCCTGTCCTGCGGTATAGCAAGTTTTGgaaggttactgcaaacttgtttcagctcacgaacccttttggtgtggatttcttcccatttccactttgaactttctgtttcttttagaagtggtcggaaatcttttctgtatcttgcaagatccttaatgaagattcctgcaaaattaacaactcccaagaagctttgcaattgcttcttgtctttgagtacatctggaaaattgcggattttttccacaatatggtcctgCAACTCAATTCCTGTTTCGTCAATAaggattcctaaaaattcaatcttattgactgtaatagtagctttcttttcagaaagtactaaaccttccctatagcatgcatcagaaaatatttcaagatgtctAATATGttccttcatattttttgatgcaatcaatatgtcgtcaatatagacaaacatgaattcgaagtaatctttaaaaagattatccatttttctttgaaatatctggggtgcattTGCTAAgcccattggaagcacattctagatatattgtccctgtggtgtggataatgcagtaaatttctttgattcgcTCTCCATTTTAATCTGATAGAAATCAtatttgcaatcgaatttagaaaacacttttgctcctttaatacaatcaattaagtgttctctactaggaatgtaataaccatcaaactctaaaattttattaatgccttgatagttaattaccaacctgggtttacctctcttgaTCTcgccatggtttcttaccaaaAATCCAGGGCTACTATAGGTAGATATTCCAGGCTCGATGAGTCCAAGagtgatatgctctttgattatcatctgcatatccttcttatcttccatgttcatctggataggtttgtatctaacatactcgtatttgcattcttctttgaccttcagagtagcttcgatcttgttcctatcccaccaagccagaggattttcgctgaagttcctctggataagcctcttgacattctcaagagaaagtcTGCTCTCTTCGCTGATGTCGAGTGCTTTCATTCTCaatagtgcttctttaaggtttaggatttcctcctcggattccttatagaagctatcgctgtctatgagtccctgttgcgtgaaagacaaaaggaccttaccaaatttcctcttatcctgcatttttggatgagttaatttggcatcaaaatcaccacgtttgctgcgaaaatttattggcattatcatgttaaatgccttttctcttcgcaacacctgtatctactactaccacagttagtagtaaagattaacagattcctttgattatcctgcatatatcttgcaaatgtttgaataaaattgttacctaacaagatatcggcacctgtatcatgaaagtagataggaggtgtttttaccctgaACCAGGGTGATCCGAATGttcctccaatcatgatcttggcttctcgtattcccttattgagtatcaggattttttgtgaaaaattccTTCCTGCAATgacgggtaaggtttcccttgcttccttagggaaaaccccaggttttgccgtgcaaatacctgatcctgaatcaatataagctgcaaaatattccgtcttatattgatcatacaacataccaacatatatgtatatagaaaagggactcgtcattcaatccttatggtgacaccatcaagactgaattccattccattaccttttcttccccatggtttatgatcttcgaggaaacttaaccccaaagtcatactcccattttctcttcctgcaacacctgcaactaaaatttcatggcccgCTATTTCCAGCATGCCCTCACAGGTTGCTGCagatgatataagtcatcacaaggaaaaaggttttctttcttagtgatgtcaaatataacttgtatttctttccatccttcagggcatctaagttttacgttatcaaccctaatctcttgaggagttaaagctttcagtaactctttctcctttcctttgtagcctataatcctatcttccgaAAAGGACATTCGACTATTAAACTCAGTCCTAGAGTTAAGTGTCCGATCTAAGACTGGgtaatcttttataataatatcaacaccacctattctaggtattcTAATAGGGTCTGGTGTCATGACTTTGGCGAGCtcccttgaaaattctaggaatctcaatatactctttcctaagaaacaagtctgaatgatgcgtattggaaagggcatatgcaattctataagttatagaatacggtctatttccttctctcattagatcttttcttttaaaatcttgatgaagggttaagactctactaaaatcttggtctgctaggttgtatgcaatcctaggatgaatgtcaaacatcagtttcctgcatacaagttacctatcattgttccaagacaaccatctcttaagttattgattcttctatccattattgataaatgtatttctgaatcaattccttccttaaaagttgcttttattactacttcaatagtttctatatggatccatttcatagtaatggctacttcttctctaagcttactcaattcttcaagaatttcttctttaggaattaactgcatttccatcacattaccagtaagttccataggtatagcaaactcacctgaacttactttgtagattatgtgatgcttcctttggtttagtcctatctggttcaaaactttcccaattcctccaatcctaaatccatcatatgggctgaggttggaatcttgtcgcatgattctttccatggttttgtttgacaccgtcattctggaaaagaatcctgataggctttcggaggtttgaagcctatctccttcgttgtagttattctgactcagttgaagatccatccgaatcagtctctatttcctcctcatagacacttcgtctgaaggaagatcttcgaattggtagatAGGTACCAAGTCACCATAGTAAACTACATCTAGGATgtcatccgtggcttcaaattttcttaattcaccACGTTTTTGCGGACaatcgggagatatatgtccttttgctccgcaagtccagcaattgcaatctttaaaactttcattggctcgggtatgggcccgtctgaaagttcttcttgtaggaGTTCTTCCgatggatcttgcatctgttcgtctagatccttgggatgaaacccttgttggtcctattctttgtccagatttgtatgttctggctttggacttggaccaccatgatctccgtCGGGAAAAAGTTCTTCTGGAATTCCTAGTGTAGGAGTCATTATTCTgattcttccttttctttgactcacttgattctcctataatagttggaaaattattgttatcacaacagagaggggttcgtttgattttacctctcagtcttttcatgttcttctggatggatggttgataacaccaatccttcaacttgtctttaaggaaagacattcttcgtGCCATTGAATCTAGCTGTCCTTCAGATACTTTGTATGATTgaatcaacatttccctccatggattgcatatttttgcaaaaaacattggagctgctacttctgttgctactccgctttggaagaaatacttgcggaaccaatagatatattcatctactgcgcaaatacttcttaattcGAGGCTGAAAagagcttgtgcatattcCCTAGCTTTTCTGccctacttccttcgaagtatccatctccaatgaagtgtatcttgatgagccttcctagccggtcAACTATTGCGCTTTTTGAATCTCCGGCAAGGAtactggctttggtatcttctggggtattatcccatccgatttTTACAGATCCCTCCAAactcaactccacaagctttatgaagttttctttgtcgagttTTAGGGTAGTCgctgctatcttgattgctgcaacccattcgtctattAATTTCTCAGTATTTCggaaatcgataatatccaggtttaGTATAGCGCCGTATGGATataagggctggagcatggtccttgcccaaggtgtattctcACGTGCTCTTTTTAgatttcttcctggattttcctttaatcTGGTTCCCACAAATGTTGGTGTGGCAatagtgtggaaatccgcactctccctcatcggttgatcctgtggaggatcattagaacatgtacttccttccggcggtggtagtgctggagtgagctcatttgtttggatattgactaaatccacgatcccgagttgggaaaaggattccgccagttcttgtagatctgctcttgttacctccattattttatagatctgatagatgcaatgatcagatcttctcttgacTTTAGCTTTGGAATCTCTGTGGCCTTCCCTTTATGGAGTAGAAGGGGTACTGTTCCGagggcgtccctgattcgcTCCTGTCTGGATCTAGATGTTTCAGGGTTTTCTCtctgatttttctttatatctgtaatttttatcCTCAGATCTGTAAGGCCCTTGTGTAGATCCGGAAGGATCTTAATTAtctcgtccaccttttggctcaaagattctattttcataggtatatgtattaacctatgtccatagtcttttttggctcaaagattctattttcataggtatatgtattaacctatgtccatagtcttgaaccgtcttttatatctccctcagatcttgggagatctttgatgtatctgGCTCGAGTTCCTTCCaatcaatcataattttttgaactgaaattatgtaggaatttacccgttccatTTCTCCTGGCTGgaattctaccatggactttagtggagtgtagacgtctcactgcatttcctagtagtacttgtcgaacttcaaaatttctcagccactcttgttcttcttctggcgtgagaagttttagatcaatcctcttgggaccgttgtcacacttgtcaagaatttccatgagaaattctcttctttgtatttccagaaTCTGGAAATTTCCCTGTTTTTAGAgcaactcgaactttcgttcggttccattttttcttgaaaaagtctcctccattagtggataatatcaaaatgtaatataaacatatatttcttcaataaacctaggctctgataccattcttgTTGAGCATGAGTGGAAAATACACATTAGaatgcaaaataattgaaactgGACTAAATTGCACATTTTAAAGCTggaaaagggtaaaattgtccaaaaattggCCAGATTTGTGCGggggactaaaattgagaactttttgaaacttacgggactaaaattgccagtccTATAGTTACGGGACCAAGAACGCCACCCCCTTACTTACAGGactatttttgcaattacgccaaattaatatatattcacaatttgtaaaatttatatatttataaatgttagtataacattgatataactattattttacattgttgaacaacatgggttaatcgggccatcaaaattcagatcagaccgttagatatgataaaacttacaaaaaaaatatatttggtaaagttttagacttattggatatacggatgtcgagatatcgtactcgaaacataagagtgATCATTCAAGatggtgtatcgttgaatcagaccatgtgattttaaatcataccgtctgatatgatctaatggacacagtcttgtatatatttaaattttgtatgaatcAAGTgtccgaattttaagatatcataattattgattaaattttttaatctcattatatataattaataattaaaattgttcaatcatcatcataatcattattattattatgattttcttattaattcataggaattactaaattttgacataaatttataaataataaaaaatcataagtgaattacttgtcaatttaaaaaatatataacgtaatacaaatatatataaaatataacataaagtttacatgtgtcatattaaataataattttaattataaaaaatattataatttactaagttgttgattaaatttatttttatataaagatcaaatgtataaataaaagtaccataatttattgttatccaaaataaaatgtatgatatgattaataattataatatatggtcaatttacattataaaactgattaaatattaaatataaaattaaatatataaagaattcaaaaataaatatatatatataaataaaaaataaaaaatattcaccagCTCGCAAGCTGGTGAACACTTAAAAcccagctcgagctcgagctcaaagtcaagccggctcgactcatctgccacccctgcttcttcctttttctttctctctttctctttctaccTCCATTCTTTCCCCTCTCTTATTTCTTCCCCAAACGGCCAAACCCATCTCTTAGAACCCTAGCCCCCAAATTCGCGGGAACAAGAAAGGCAAGTCGACAATGAGGACAGCAATGAGTGCGGCTTCCAGGTAGTTCTTCTCTGTTGATCAATTGCTCGCACCGTAGTTGCATCAGATTACATATTTGTGCCTGTTGCTTGCTAAGATTTTCCTTGCTTTGTGTCAAATAAATGGAATGAGTTCTGTCAAATATGTTCTGTTTCTCTTCCTATTTAGCTCGAGAAACCGAGCTCCAGAATGCAgtgtcgagctcgagctccaCCTCAGCTAGCTcgttgagctcgagctcaaagtTACAGAGTCGAACTCGACTCGTTGCCAGGCCTAGCTTgccctcctcctcttctcgCTCATGACTGTTAAATTTGGTTGGAGCGGAATCAAAACCTCTCATGCACGTGACTTTTATGGCGCGCTGCAAATACCAAATGTTACATTGGATTTGGGCCACAAAACCAATACCAATAATCACCACTCGCCGCATATGGGCTCTAATTTTTTCTGTTGAAAGAAACAATTCTTTGAAGAGGGTTTATTTTGTGAATGAAGATTTTTATCTGCTTCTCACTTCTTTTACAtacaatttctattttttaataattcaatctCCAATCAATATACTTAGTTTTTTTTACCTTATCAATAACTAAGAGATTAAAGAtatggagaatgcagtaagaTGAGGACAAAATTTCTGCTATGCCATGGAGTGTTGGTGTATAgtctcaaaattttgatttttttaactaaagaGCAAATGAAGTCAGTCTCAAGTAAATGGTAAAGAGTTGCTAATTGAAGCAGCTATCACACTGCATTCTGATTCTGGAACCTAATAACTTAATGGACTTCCCATCACCGCATATAAAAAACACCTCAGACTCTTCAGGCAATCACATCAATTGACTGTCGGATTAACAAAATCTGGTCATTTTCCGATAAGCTTATAGTAGGCATACATCGCTGAGCCAATGAAGCCGATGAGTTGCCCGGTGACATTCAACTGCAACCAAATTACAAAGGCTCAAGCTTGCAAGAATCCGAATACAAGGCACCACTTGTACTCATATAATACAACAGAATAGGAATGCACTTACTAAATCAAACGGCAGCCCACCGAAAATTATCCATCCGAGTGCAACCGTGAAAAAGTCCTGCACAAACACCATGAATAGGCAAACTCGTAACTCATCACATTGCATACAAGAATCTAAACCCTTGAGCTAAATGCCTATAATGAGCATCGGAGGACCTCAACCACAAAATGTGGGGGCAGTGGGAACTGTGCTAAGCATGAGACGGGCATAACTGGTGCTATTAGCAACATCAAAATTGACAACAAGATTTGAaggcaataaattaaattttcttttccatgaAAATGAATCGAAAACACCGCAACATATGTCTCACTTCACCACCTCATATATTTACGACCACAACACAAGTGATGATATTTGTTAAAGTGATCTCACTGCAGATCTTGCAAAATCATGCAGTTAATAATGACGTGTAAGATTTTTTGCTAGAGAATTGAATATTCAATTTCACAATTGCAgtcaaagaagaaaaggattgtgacaaagtttataaattcagAACCATTTATCTAGGACCAATGCCTTGATCTCTAGGTTCATTGCAAATATGAGCAGTAACTATACAATTGCAGTTCAGCTGGGCAGTTTATGTGAAACTAAACACTGGGAGGAAAGGTAAGCATTTTTGAACAAACCTTCAGATTTCCACATATTGTCTGTGTGAGTGCGGAATTCAGAGTTGTGTTGAGGAATATACTATAATTCAGGAAAAAAGCCAGGATGCAGGACAAAAGCAATACCACCTGAAATATCAGACAAGTTGGCAACAAAGTGCAACACACAAATCTAAgcaaaacaaatttattacagATATTTCACTTGAAAACAAGTCAATGGTATATGGGTATCAAGTTTGAAGTGAATATCAAGGTTCACCAAATGTTACCAGGAAACCGGGAGATGTCAAATATGGAAAATTCTTGATCCTCTCCAAGTCACCTCGGAAAATGGTTGAGATCAGTAAAATGGGACCGCAAAATATTCCTGTagccagaaaaagaaaaaaacagggGATCAGAAACAACTATCAGATAAATGTTCTAAGAGAGGGAAAACATAAAGATAGGATTACTTGCCGTTGCACCACATTAGACCAAAGCTACTGAGCCCACTAGATTTGCCTGGGTAAATCATATATCAGCCTCATAGTTATGAAGTTGCAAGCAAACATGATAGACAAAGATGGAAGAAGAATACCAATGCGAGCTATGGTTGTGAGGTATACTGCGGTGGAGATGTTAGATACAAAAACAACCAGATAGCTGTAGGAGTCAAATGACAAGTCCCGGACTCCCGCAATAAAAGCACCTAACACAATTAATGCCACACTGGCAACATCTAAATTATTCATCAGCCAATCTAAGGAAAGGTAAACATATAATTGCAAGCACTCCTGCTGCTCCTGTTTGAAATCCACTGGTGATGAAAGAGttctagaaaagaaaaggtccAAATATAAAGGAGAAAGCAACAAAGATGAGGCTGcaaatcaatattttccaGGCATCAATCCAGTTACATGCTTCCTTTCACTATGCCCATAATAAGTTTTCCATCAGTTATCTATTAATTCTCCAACACAATTTTGTTCTtcgataatttataattagagCATATACTCCATTTAGCTACATGGCCTATCTGCAACAGGATTAAAATGTTAAACATACTTAATACTTTCAGTAGTTTATATTAGTGCTTTTACTTATCACTGTAAGTTTGTCTGTTTGGAATGTAATTAGAATTACTGTAGCAATGTACTGGTCAATGGAAATGTCTGCTTATGCATGAAAATGtcagtataataaaaaagatgctTACCTTCCAAGAATAGGACGCGTGTACCTTTGCCTCACGAGGACATACTCGAGTATCATAGTAAATACAACTGTCGTTCTCCTTAAGGTTGTGTACATAGGTACATTTACACCCCGAACCGACTCCATAGAGGCTAGCTTTCAAAGAAACCAAGATAACAGGtgatgggaaaaaaaaagttgggtGAAGAAACTTGCAACTTACAACAGGAAAAAGCCAAAATCACTGACTGGCAAAAGGTATTACCATGTAAAGCAAATAGGTTAGAGAGAGCGGTGAAGTGTTGATCAATGTCTTTACTGATACCAACATCTTCGAACTATCATTCAGGGCTAATGATTCATTTGTACTAAATGAAATGAGCTTTAGGCGTCGCAGTACATAAAGAAAACTGCATGAACTTATCATCTGCAGCAAATACATCAATGAGAAAATCAATCCTGAGAGCatagaaaatacaaatctGTGAttgatattcaataaaaaactaGACACAACAGAGGCACCTAGTTTCTCTTGTCATTAAGAGGCAAGAGAAGGACAACCAACAACCGAACCTCCTTTGGTATGACTATAACAATCCCTCGAGTTTTAAATACGACTTGAAGTTATAGCAACATGAACTACCAACACAAGTAGGattgaactttataaaataatagcaaaTAATGAAGAGCCATCCTGTCTCTACCAAAAGATTAGGACTTTAATTGAGGAGCATTAAATTGTCATTATTACGTAAACCCAATCAAGACTTGTCAATACCTGGTAAAAACCAAAAGCACCTACGCCTACTCGAAATATAAGATAAACTGTGATAATATCTTGATACATTCTTTTATTCTATGCTTTTGTTCTATGTAGTGTCCGATATATGCCACTCACCCGTTAAGGTTTGGTGATAGTACCTGACAAAGAGTGATGACGTTGGCGCATGGGAAATTGTATGAAGAAAGAGCAGCCTTATTGAACATCACCAAGAGCACTGCAAAATTGAAGTCTATTCATGTTTCTGTACATGTTGGTGAGAGTATTGATGTCAACCACTCAGGCAATCTATGTTCTAATGAAGCACAATCAGTGACGGGACTAAATAGCAAGAGCCTATAAGGTGATGCCAAGTAAAGttatatcatatttacaaTGAAAAGAGTTGGTTTTTCCTGagttgtaataaaaaaaactaccaTGAGAGAACATGTTTAGCATTTAGCAGTGGTCTGCTAAGCTCTAAGAACCAGGGGATGGGACAACaagttggaaaagaaaaagacagggaaaaaataaaagaaaaaacaaatgaaaatatagaGTAAACTGGAGATTATCAGAGTCAATCCACAGATTCAACATATTCACTGCGCCTTTAGCTCCAAAATTAAGCTTCAATGTTTAGAAGGCCTCATACCCTCTGCAGCTAGCAAGTACTATTTAAGTCCGACTCATGCATACcagataattaataatttctttttatttattttatcgtcCACCAGCACACCTAAATGAGgaaaaatttaatcttttaatcacaacaaataattttttatttgcctGACATGGACTACAGCCATGCTAATATTAAACAAACACCCGCCAAAGATTGATGCTTTAAATTTCACGAATCAATTCCAGAAACTTATATGTTACTAGAAAACAGAGAATTCAAAAACTTTAAACTTTACTGAGACCAATATATGCGGAAGCCAACACTAAGGCAAcgattttcttgaatttcaacGTCCAATCGTCTCAGAATGggcctaaaaaatataaatatcaacaaaCTCAAAaccagcaaaaaaaaaaaagtgaaaaccAAAAACGGCTTCTCAAGCAACATCCTTTCaccagaaaaagaaatccatGTAAACAAACGAAGCCAAATTCCGTCtcaaagtaataaaaaaataatttgaagaattttaaCCAAGTACCAGCACAAGTCATGTAAAAGATGGCGGCATAAGCGCCCCTCCTAGTCATGGCGGATCCTTTGAAGAACTTGCCTTCCTCTTGCG includes:
- the LOC105164571 gene encoding putative UDP-sugar transporter DDB_G0278631, with translation METHSKSSSILPMASADPPAQEEGKFFKGSAMTRRGAYAAIFYMTCAVLLVMFNKAALSSYNFPCANVITLCQMISSCSFLYVLRRLKLISFSTNESLALNDSSKMLVSVKTLINTSPLSLTYLLYMLASMESVRGVNVPMYTTLRRTTVVFTMILEYVLVRQRYTRPILGSVALIVLGAFIAGVRDLSFDSYSYLVVFVSNISTAVYLTTIARIGKSSGLSSFGLMWCNGIFCGPILLISTIFRGDLERIKNFPYLTSPGFLVVLLLSCILAFFLNYSIFLNTTLNSALTQTICGNLKDFFTVALGWIIFGGLPFDLLNVTGQLIGFIGSAMYAYYKLIGK